ACAAAAAGTTGAAGCTGCTTGTCCGGCGCGCCCGTCGCCCGCGCGGCCAGGTTCACCGCCAGCAGCTTCCACGGCACGCAGACCATGTAGACCGAGTAGCTGATCTCCCCGAGATACACGGCCGGGCGCGAGGCAAGCCAGCCCGCGCGCTCGTTCGGCAAGGAGGCCAGCGACAGGATCAACCCGCCCGCCAGAAGCACGGTGATCCCGTCCCAAAGCTGCAGCGCCGCGCTGGTGACCAGCAGAACCAGGAAAATCCCAGCCAAGAGCCCGGCCGGTCGCGCCGGCTGGCGGCGGTAAACCAGGTACAGCGCACAGCCGAACAGGAAGGGCGGCACGATCCGCAGCGCGCCCCAGCGGATCGTCGCCTCCGTCAGCGAAAACCCGGCCAGACGTTCGAACGCGACATAAACGACGGCCAGAAAGCCGCCCGCCAGCACGACCGCGACCAGCGGGCGCTCGCGCATGCGCCAGGCGACGTAGGCGAAGGCGGGAAAGCACAGATAGGCGAACCACTCGGCCGAGATCGACCACGACGGATGGTTCCAGCCCGCCACCGGCGCCAGGCCCCAGGCGTGGACCATCAAGAGATTTGCCGGCAGCGACGACCAGCTCAGCACATTGCTGTCGACGTTCAGCCCCGCGACCAGCGCCGCCCCCGCCAGCAGCCCCACTCCGATCAGCGTCGCCAGATGCAGCGGATAGACCCGCGCGATCCGCGCCCACAGGAAGCCTCGATAGGAGAACCGCCCCTCCCCGGCCTGGGCCAGATAGACGTGGCACAGGATAAATCCGGACAGCACAAAGAACAGCTCGACGCCCAGATAGCCCTTGGCGACCAGGCCGGGCATCACGCCTCCGCCGGCCAGGTTTTCCCAGAAGGCGTAGACGGCCACCCAGGCGGCGGCGGCGAAGCGCAGGGCGGTGATCGGCCGAAGGTCGGCGGGGGTCTGGACCGGGGTCATGCCCCATCATCGCCGCCGGGGGTTCCGATTCGGTGAATCGCGGTTGTTGCGGCAGCCGTCTTCAACCGAGAGAACACCTCTCAGGGCCGTCGCCCCCCTCGCCTAAGCCAAATCCTCGAGCTCGGCTTCAGTCAGGTCGCCCGGCACGATGGTGACCGGCAGCTTGCGACTGCCCAGTTGCGCCCCGTGCTTGATGATGGCCGAGACCAGCGGCCCGGGTCCGCGCGAGCCGGACCCCGCCGCCAGCACGAGGATCTTGATCTCCGGATCGTCCGCCACCGCCTTTTTGATGGCGCCTTGGGCGTCGCCCTTTTCGATCAGGAAGACGGGCGCGGCGCCGGATCGCTCGGCCGCCTCTTCGCCCAGGCGGTTCAGCAGGGCCTCGGCCTCCTCGCGCTGCTGGCGCTCGATCTCCTCGCGCGCGCCCGACCAGTGGGCGTCGGTATTGTCCGGCAGCATCCGCAGCATGACGACCCGGCCGCCGGTCGAACGAGCCCGGCGCGCGGCGAAGCGCAAGGCCGCCGCGAACTCGGGGCTGTCGTCAGCGAC
The genomic region above belongs to Brevundimonas sp. PAMC22021 and contains:
- a CDS encoding acyltransferase, producing MTPVQTPADLRPITALRFAAAAWVAVYAFWENLAGGGVMPGLVAKGYLGVELFFVLSGFILCHVYLAQAGEGRFSYRGFLWARIARVYPLHLATLIGVGLLAGAALVAGLNVDSNVLSWSSLPANLLMVHAWGLAPVAGWNHPSWSISAEWFAYLCFPAFAYVAWRMRERPLVAVVLAGGFLAVVYVAFERLAGFSLTEATIRWGALRIVPPFLFGCALYLVYRRQPARPAGLLAGIFLVLLVTSAALQLWDGITVLLAGGLILSLASLPNERAGWLASRPAVYLGEISYSVYMVCVPWKLLAVNLAARATGAPDKQLQLFVWLVILALLPVVAAASYHLVEHPARKALKGMTRRPKIASTPVGAPL
- a CDS encoding universal stress protein, which codes for MARKFLVVADDSPEFAAALRFAARRARSTGGRVVMLRMLPDNTDAHWSGAREEIERQQREEAEALLNRLGEEAAERSGAAPVFLIEKGDAQGAIKKAVADDPEIKILVLAAGSGSRGPGPLVSAIIKHGAQLGSRKLPVTIVPGDLTEAELEDLA